A genomic window from Pseudohongiella acticola includes:
- a CDS encoding flagellar basal body P-ring protein FlgI has product MFNQQRKQIKKSIVASILVAMQLLMLVAPAHADRVKDIATLNGVQSNQLTGVGLVTGLDGSGDQTTQAPFTAESFAAYLDQFGIPMPAGQTFQLRNVAIVSVQAEMPAFTKPGQNIDITVSSLANAASLRGGTLERTLLTGIDGEVYAIAQGNLVVGGLGVQGADGSSITINIPSVGRIPGGAQTVREVLTGFNVGDHITFNLKRADFTSARRLSKAINDFMGAGTAEAVDAVSVKVRAPADPQARVAYVSELENIQIQQGEASARVIVNSRTGTIVIGEHVRVSPAAITHGSLSVTISESFGVSQPAPFSDGETVVVPQTNINVTEEDSRMFLFDAGTTLSDIVQAINAVGAAPGDLAAILEALKQSGALRADLIVI; this is encoded by the coding sequence ATGTTTAATCAACAACGCAAACAGATCAAAAAGTCTATTGTTGCCAGTATCCTGGTTGCGATGCAGTTGTTGATGTTGGTGGCCCCGGCGCACGCGGATCGGGTCAAGGACATTGCCACGTTGAACGGTGTGCAGTCGAACCAGTTGACCGGCGTTGGCCTGGTTACTGGTCTGGACGGCTCTGGCGACCAGACCACGCAGGCACCGTTTACCGCTGAATCGTTCGCTGCCTACCTCGACCAGTTTGGCATTCCCATGCCCGCCGGACAGACTTTTCAGTTGCGTAATGTCGCCATTGTGTCAGTGCAGGCAGAAATGCCGGCGTTCACCAAGCCCGGTCAGAATATTGATATCACGGTGTCGTCTCTGGCCAATGCCGCGAGTCTGCGTGGGGGTACGCTGGAGCGCACACTGCTCACCGGTATTGATGGCGAAGTGTATGCCATTGCTCAGGGCAATCTGGTGGTGGGTGGCCTGGGTGTCCAGGGCGCTGATGGTTCCAGCATTACCATCAATATTCCCAGCGTCGGGCGTATTCCTGGTGGTGCTCAGACCGTGCGCGAAGTATTGACCGGGTTTAATGTTGGCGATCACATTACCTTTAACCTGAAGCGTGCCGATTTCACCTCGGCGCGTCGACTGTCAAAAGCCATCAATGACTTCATGGGTGCCGGTACTGCCGAAGCCGTGGATGCGGTTTCTGTCAAGGTGCGGGCACCGGCTGACCCGCAGGCGCGGGTTGCTTATGTATCCGAACTGGAGAATATTCAGATTCAGCAGGGCGAAGCGTCTGCCAGGGTCATTGTCAATTCTCGCACCGGGACCATTGTCATCGGCGAACATGTCCGGGTATCTCCGGCTGCGATAACCCACGGCAGTCTGAGTGTGACTATTTCGGAAAGTTTTGGTGTCAGCCAGCCGGCCCCGTTTTCAGACGGAGAAACCGTGGTAGTGCCGCAGACCAATATCAATGTCACTGAAGAGGACAGCCGCATGTTTCTGTTTGATGCTGGCACCACGCTTTCAGATATTGTGCAGGCGATCAATGCAGTGGGGGCGGCGCCGGGTGATCTGGCCGCCATTCTTGAGGCCCTGAAACAGTCCGGCGCCCTGCGCGCTGACCTGATTGTGATCTGA
- the flgJ gene encoding flagellar assembly peptidoglycan hydrolase FlgJ has translation MQDASVYTNVGGLNAISQLGRENSPEALREVAKQFESMFINIMLKGMRAGEEALFSENYLRSNETKFHQESFDNQISLEIANAGGVGLADTLHRQLMQRYEPAAVDGRELDRTLNNDRRYPGSARQVVPTSIMPELSADSRSKPEMAPVSHEFESPDAFVQQLLPIAESVAPELGVDPRVMIAQSALETGWGQKMISGADGKPSYNLFGIKAGDSWQGDRVSVSTLEFRDGAMQREQASFRAYGSFEESFRDYVDLLRSQPRYAPALQHATNADAFGQHLQDAGYATDPHYADKISRVLRSPALESGQGVN, from the coding sequence ATGCAAGATGCATCTGTTTACACCAATGTGGGTGGTTTGAATGCCATCAGCCAGCTGGGGCGTGAGAATTCGCCCGAGGCTTTGCGTGAAGTGGCCAAGCAGTTTGAGTCCATGTTTATCAATATCATGCTGAAAGGCATGCGTGCAGGGGAAGAAGCGCTGTTCTCCGAGAATTATCTGCGCAGCAACGAAACCAAATTCCATCAGGAAAGTTTTGATAACCAGATAAGCCTGGAGATTGCCAACGCAGGCGGTGTCGGTCTGGCCGACACGCTGCACCGGCAGTTGATGCAGCGTTATGAACCGGCAGCGGTCGACGGTCGTGAGCTGGACCGTACACTGAACAATGATCGTCGTTACCCCGGTTCGGCGCGCCAGGTGGTGCCGACATCGATCATGCCTGAACTGTCTGCAGACTCGCGTAGCAAACCGGAAATGGCGCCGGTCAGTCACGAATTTGAGTCACCTGACGCATTTGTTCAGCAATTGTTGCCGATTGCCGAATCAGTTGCCCCTGAATTGGGCGTTGATCCACGCGTGATGATCGCGCAATCGGCGCTGGAAACCGGTTGGGGCCAGAAAATGATTTCGGGTGCTGATGGCAAACCCAGCTATAACCTGTTTGGTATCAAGGCCGGCGACAGCTGGCAGGGTGATCGGGTCAGTGTCAGCACGCTGGAATTCCGCGACGGTGCCATGCAACGTGAGCAGGCCAGCTTCAGAGCCTACGGTTCGTTTGAAGAAAGCTTCCGGGACTACGTTGATCTGCTTCGCTCGCAGCCGCGCTATGCGCCCGCCTTGCAGCATGCCACGAACGCTGATGCGTTTGGCCAGCATTTGCAGGATGCCGGCTATGCGACTGATCCACACTATGCCGACAAGATCAGTCGCGTTTTGCGCAGCCCTGCGCTGGAATCCGGACAGGGAGTGAACTGA
- the flgG gene encoding flagellar basal-body rod protein FlgG yields the protein MHSALYVSQTGLAAQDKRLTAISNNLANVATNGFKRDRVVFEDLLYQIQRQPGANSTQNTELPSGLQLGTGVRVVGTQKIHTQGALQNTGEPLDAAINGRGFFEVQMPDGSTSFTRDGQFHLSADGELVTASGMLINPGLTVPQGAQSLTIGTDGVVTAALPGQSQPVNIGNLTLVDFVNPAGLQALGGNLYAETVSSGNPQQSAPGTNGLGLIVQGSLENSNVEVVEELVDMITTQRAYEMNSRVISSADQMLQFVTQNL from the coding sequence ATGCACTCAGCTCTTTATGTATCACAGACCGGTCTGGCCGCTCAGGATAAACGCCTGACCGCGATTTCCAACAACCTGGCGAACGTGGCAACCAACGGTTTCAAACGTGATCGTGTTGTGTTTGAAGATCTGCTGTATCAGATCCAGCGTCAGCCCGGTGCCAATTCCACCCAGAATACCGAATTGCCTTCAGGCTTGCAGTTGGGTACCGGTGTTCGGGTTGTCGGCACACAAAAAATACACACCCAGGGCGCGCTGCAGAATACCGGTGAGCCGTTGGACGCTGCAATCAATGGCCGTGGTTTCTTTGAAGTGCAGATGCCCGATGGCAGTACCTCGTTTACCCGTGATGGTCAGTTTCACCTGAGCGCTGACGGTGAACTGGTCACCGCGTCCGGTATGCTGATCAATCCGGGTCTGACCGTACCACAGGGTGCGCAATCACTGACCATCGGCACCGACGGCGTGGTAACAGCTGCATTGCCGGGTCAGTCACAGCCGGTCAATATCGGCAACCTGACGCTGGTGGACTTTGTTAACCCGGCCGGTTTGCAGGCATTGGGTGGCAATCTGTACGCCGAAACGGTGTCCAGCGGTAATCCGCAACAGTCTGCACCGGGAACCAATGGTCTCGGTCTGATCGTGCAGGGCTCGCTGGAAAATTCCAATGTTGAAGTGGTGGAAGAACTGGTGGATATGATCACTACCCAGCGCGCCTATGAAATGAACTCGCGTGTCATCTCCAGTGCTGACCAGATGTTGCAGTTCGTCACCCAGAACCTGTAA
- the flgF gene encoding flagellar basal-body rod protein FlgF, with translation MDKAIYISMTGASQTMRAQTIHAHNMANAGTTGFRADLEQARSMQAFGPGMPSRVFSMAENPASDFSPGALQQTANALDIAVQGEGWIAVQAPDGSEAYTRAGDMSVSPFGELLTGSGLPVLGNNGPVALPPYESVSIGNDGTVSIRELGQGAEVLASIDRIKLVNPGNEQLVKGGDGLFRRADGTDSVADAEVTVVSGYLESSNVNVVDAMVEMINLARSYEMNVKLMQTVQQNSEASARLLQIQ, from the coding sequence ATGGACAAGGCAATTTACATCAGCATGACCGGCGCATCGCAGACCATGCGTGCGCAGACCATTCATGCGCATAACATGGCCAACGCCGGTACCACAGGCTTTCGGGCTGACCTGGAACAGGCGCGCTCCATGCAGGCGTTTGGCCCTGGCATGCCGTCACGTGTGTTCAGCATGGCAGAGAACCCTGCCAGTGACTTTAGCCCGGGCGCGCTGCAGCAAACTGCCAACGCGCTGGATATTGCTGTTCAGGGCGAGGGCTGGATTGCAGTGCAGGCACCCGATGGTTCGGAAGCCTACACGCGTGCGGGCGATATGTCGGTGAGCCCGTTCGGTGAACTGCTGACCGGCAGCGGCTTGCCGGTTCTCGGCAACAATGGTCCCGTGGCATTGCCACCGTATGAGTCTGTCTCTATCGGCAACGATGGCACCGTGTCAATTCGTGAGCTGGGGCAGGGGGCCGAAGTGCTGGCGTCGATCGATCGCATCAAGCTGGTTAATCCGGGCAATGAGCAGCTGGTTAAAGGCGGTGACGGCCTGTTTCGTCGTGCTGATGGCACGGATTCCGTGGCTGATGCCGAGGTGACGGTGGTATCCGGCTACCTGGAAAGCAGTAACGTGAACGTGGTTGATGCCATGGTTGAAATGATCAACCTGGCTCGCAGTTATGAAATGAATGTCAAACTCATGCAGACCGTGCAACAGAATTCCGAAGCATCGGCACGGCTTTTGCAAATACAGTAA
- the flgH gene encoding flagellar basal body L-ring protein FlgH, translated as MRKQQLIQALILLPVLVVTACASRYPAPPSPDDPRYAPVSSWQQAPERTANGAIYHQATAVNLYQRRAHRVGDVLTINLNEATSATKSSGTSFSRDSSANVGDSTLLGNVFDTTTSVGGGSDFDGSANSDQSNQLLGNITVTVTDVLPNGLLEVRGEKWLQINRGSEFIRISGLVRTADIAPDNTIASTRVADVRIAYSGTGTLADSNEPGALSKFFVSRWWPL; from the coding sequence ATGCGAAAACAACAACTGATTCAGGCCCTGATTCTGCTGCCCGTGCTGGTTGTGACCGCCTGTGCCTCGCGCTACCCGGCGCCGCCAAGCCCTGATGATCCGCGCTATGCACCGGTGTCTTCCTGGCAGCAGGCTCCGGAACGAACAGCCAACGGTGCCATTTACCATCAGGCAACCGCAGTCAACCTGTATCAACGTCGGGCCCACCGGGTGGGCGATGTACTGACCATCAATCTCAATGAGGCGACCAGCGCCACCAAGTCATCGGGCACGTCCTTCAGTCGCGACAGCTCGGCAAATGTCGGTGATTCGACGCTACTGGGCAATGTCTTTGATACCACCACATCGGTGGGCGGCGGCTCTGACTTTGACGGTTCCGCCAACAGCGACCAAAGCAATCAGTTGTTGGGCAATATTACCGTCACGGTTACCGATGTGCTGCCCAACGGCCTGCTGGAAGTGCGCGGTGAGAAGTGGCTGCAGATCAACCGCGGCAGCGAATTCATACGCATCAGCGGGCTGGTGCGCACGGCTGACATTGCACCGGACAACACCATTGCGTCAACGCGAGTTGCCGACGTGAGAATTGCCTACAGCGGCACCGGCACGCTGGCTGACAGCAATGAGCCGGGTGCATTGAGCAAGTTTTTTGTCAGTCGCTGGTGGCCACTATAA